From the Xenopus laevis strain J_2021 chromosome 7L, Xenopus_laevis_v10.1, whole genome shotgun sequence genome, the window taaaaatgtttaattttccagacaattcctagcgaaagAAGAGTGCGAAAGCCTCTAAAAGTTCAAACTGAATTAGAGCAGGCCACAAATATCAGTgcggctcccattgacttctataggacctcgacaacgtCTATGAagtttttgtattagaggtttctgtgttttttgcacttcataaatttcaaaaaattttggagcttttttttaaaaaaatttgaaaaccacCAATTTTTAGACATCcgtggaaaaaatttaaatttgattgttgGTAAATGACACCCTTCATATTCAATTTATCTTACATTTTGTAGTTTTCTATGATTTTGCTGTTATTTGGCTTCATAttgctattttcatttttaaatattgactTCTATGTGCTATGAAAAGTTAGTTTTAAGATGAGCTACTAAGTGAACTCTTGATTATAAATTCACAATATACCCAAATAGTGTACAtgttatacatataatttttagtatgtttttaATGAGAAAGGTTACTAGAGGGTAGGCGAATATTTAAGGTATACGAGTCAACTAACTGGTCATTGGGTTCttttaaagaagtggttcacctttaaggtaagttaatggctaattctaaacaatttttcatttggtctccattgtttattttactttttgaattatttgccttctttttctgactctttccagttttcagatgggtgtcactgaccccatctataaaaatgctttgtaaggctacacatgtatttttattgctgcttttcatTACTCTTCTTACTCTTATTTctatctcatattcatattccagtcttttatacaaatcaatttatggttgctaggataatttggaccccagcaaccagattgctggaattgcaaactagagagcttctgaataaaaagctaaataactcaaaaaccacaaataaaaaccaattgcaaattgtctcagaatataactctctacgtcatactaaattTAATtgaatggtgaacaacccctttaataattgcaaagaaaaacaaacccAGATAAGAAAAAGGAACTTACTTGCTGCAACGGTAGCTGCATTCTCCTAATTGCTCTGGCTGCACATATTGACACAGGGCTTGGTTAATGCTGTTTGAcatctaatattaaaaaaaagagaacattagCTTCTTATGCAAgctaaaatatataacaaataaatattattgtatcTGGAAAATTGATGTACCCTAATATCCAGCTGTATGTCCATAAACTGATCATAGGTGTCAGATGCCTCGGTACAGTTCAGACACGTCACTGCAACACAAGAAAACATTATATAAGCAAAACATATCAAAGGGCTTAATGTTCTCCTTCTAAACTATTTTCaatgaagataaaaataaaacatactgaaAATGACAAGAATTTGAATTGAAACCCACAATTACTACAATGGAGCATTCGCTCACATAACCCCTTTCTATTACCCGCATGGATTAACAGTAAAAACAGTCATATAATGAACCTGGCAGATTTCTCTGTACCATGGGTGTGTATGCTAATTATGGGGAACATGACTGTAACCCCCTTTTCTCTTTCCTCGGAGCATTATTCTTTTATGATAGAACAATGGGTTTCAATGAGACACTGTGCCCCAATGTATATGTTATTTTTGAAATCGCTTATGTTCTGATGGATGGAAACAaatgatacaggtattggatccgttatccaaaaacccattatccagaaagctctgaattacaggaaggccatctcccatatactcaattttatccatataatgcaaatttttaaaatgattccctttttctctgtaataataaaacagtaacttgtacttgatctcaactaagatataattaatccttattggaagcaaaaccagcctgttgggtttatttaatgtttacatgattttctagtagacttaaggaatgaagatccaaattatgtaagaTCAGTTAATTGGAAaaacccaagtcccgagcattctggataacaggtcccatatctttattatatttttttataaagttttcaAAGCTTACCTCTTGAACGTAGGCATCCCTGAAACACTTGAGAAATGAAAGTTGTCCTTGCATATTGGctaaaagagaaaagaagatATTAGACAATAGCTAACATACAGGGATGGCTTATATTACTGATCtggttttgcagttttttttcactgCCCTTACCTGTCGCTCAGACAAGCCTGTTGCAGTGCATTGATAGTATAGCGAAGGAACTCATGGGCGTCTTCTTGTTGTCCCTCGATGAAGTGACTAGCAATATCTAATAAGACATGAAAAAAAGAGTCAGATTTGGTGTTTTGTAATAGATATCTTTCtatttgaaaatatatgtatttaataatatttatttgatagTAATAATGTGTTTTAGATGGAGCCCTTTTCaactcaccatttaataaatatggttataaaaataggaattaatagaaagtgggtgagtttttatttttttagctctaAACTCATATATTGCTAATTCTGCCCCTAAACGTGTTGACACGGATGTATACTCACTGCATAGGTTGAAGTAGATATCAACTGGCACAACAAATCCTTCTTCAGGTTTATCCATAACCTTAGTGATATGGTTCTGCATTAAACACATCATACAGAACCACCCTTGGgaacctgaaaagaaaaaaatagaaccaTAATGTAAGAAAGCTGTGCTCATTTCTTTAAATGTATCTGATAATTTGGGAGAAAGCAGAGATACTTCCATACTTACATGTCTGAGAATGCTCAAGGGAAAGCAAATAATTGGCCAGTGGCGGTGTATAAGTTAAGCACTGCAGTACTGAATTCATGTAACATGTATTGCCCAGGTTTTGTAGACCTGCTCCAATGGGCGACGTTTCATTCCACGTCAGAATGATATTTCCATTTGGAAAAAGATTGTTTGGTGAATCGAAATTACTCAtggtaaatatctaaaaataaagagagaatgacAAGTTTAGCAGAAACGCacagaattttcattttcacagtagGTTTTCCAGTCTGCTGTAGGTATAAACATTGATATCTTAAGGTAATGCACAAATGATCTGAATGGCATTGAATCCTTAGCAGTAcagtatgggacgtgttatccagatttggggttttccagataatggatctttctataattcggatctccatacctagTCTAGTTCTAGTCTACTAggcaatcatgtaaacattaaataaacccaataagctggttttgcctccaataaggattaattatatcttagtttggatcaagtacaagctactgttttattattacaaagaaaaaggaaatcattttgaacaatttggattatttggataaaatggagtctatgggatacgaccattccataatttgctttctggatattggggttccggataacggaccccatacctgcat encodes:
- the LOC121395345 gene encoding ubiquitin carboxyl-terminal hydrolase 36-like; translation: MQNHITKVMDKPEEGFVVPVDIYFNLCNIASHFIEGQQEDAHEFLRYTINALQQACLSDSQYARTTFISQVFQGCLRSRVTCLNCTEASDTYDQFMDIQLDIRVHQFSRYNNIYLLYILACIRS